One window from the genome of Vidua chalybeata isolate OUT-0048 chromosome 3, bVidCha1 merged haplotype, whole genome shotgun sequence encodes:
- the ZNF512 gene encoding zinc finger protein 512 isoform X1, which translates to MRGDSGGGGGSDTRTGHHRQQKHKKSLGNKKSKQLEEVEAAVVGVNSDSEDTVTNISSASPKSPVNGSAEPRSKRTIRRPAYWLEMRGMKNSVNKSSEKKGEVLLKGKRKSEQREGKDVKDSPKKKQKISGKNQQTGTKQNSRMKRHCEPETYDSGSMEEQWSLEIQDKGRVTCPTCRAVVRKTVEGLKKHMANCRKEMFTCHHCGKQLKSLAGMKYHVMADHNNQPVVKEGEELDEQLERDRLRKVLKRMGKLKCTREGCTGSFTSIMGYLYHIKKCGKAASELEKMAMKCHHCGKAYRSKAGLVYHLRSKHGPVTFLSEERRTENLKEMKREQNNTGRVQRRSAKVAIYYLHELAGEELAKEWPKRKVLQDLIPDDRKLKYTRPGLPTFSQDVLCKWKTEIKMYRRVHCPNQGCESVYGSVSGLKSHLGTCTLGDFVAGKYKCLLCEKEFISESGVKYHINSVHAEDWFDVNTTTTKSFEKLMKIRQREEQKKQRKKRPLTRGKKKRAGTLAAKKLPTVGAEKTRRSKRGCPQRVDNESASSEEGAPQVAQRAEVPKTSRKRDRSKSLEDEKE; encoded by the exons GTCTAAGCAACTAGAGGAGGTGGAAGCTGCTGTTGTAGGAGTGAACAGTGATTCTGAGGACACAGTCACCAACATTTCCTCTGCCTCCCCGAAGAGCCCAGTGAATGGGAGCGCAGAGCCCAGGAGCAAGCGGACCATCCGCAGGCCTGCTTACTGGTTGGAAATGAGAGGAATGAAAAACAGTGTGAAcaaatcttcagaaaaaaaag GAGAAGTACTGTTGAAAGGCAAGAGGAAATCTGAGCAAAGGGAAGGCAAAGATGTTAAAGACTCTCccaagaagaagcagaagattTCGG GGAAAAACCAGCAAactggaacaaaacaaaattccagAATGAAACGCCACTGTGAGCCAGAAACCTATGACTCAG GTAGTATGGAAGAGCAGTGGTCTTTAGAGATTCAGGACAAAGGCCGAGTTACCTGTCCCACATGCCGGGCTGTGGTGAGGAAAACTGTAGAAGGACTGAAGAAACATATGGCGAATTGCAGGAAG GAAATGTTCACGTGTCATCACTGCGGGAAGCAGCTGAAGTCTTTAGCAGGGATGAAATACCATGTCATGGCAGACCATAACAATCAG CCAGTTGTGAAGGAGGGAGAAGAATTGGATGAGCAGCTTGAGCGAGACCGCCTTCGGAAGGTTTTGAAACGAATGGGAAAACTAAAGTGTACAAGGGAG GGCTGCACAGGCAGCTTCACCAGCATAATGGGATACTTatatcacattaaaaaatgtgGGAAGGCTGCTTCTGAGCTGGAGAAAATGGCTATGAAGTGCCATCACTGTGGGAAGGCATACAGATCAAAGGCAGGACTTGTCTACCACCTCCGATCGAAGCACGGGCCG GTCACTTTCCTCAGTGAGGAGAGAAGAACAGAGAacctgaaagaaatgaaacGGGAGCAAAACAACACAGGCAGAGTTCAGAGGAGATCTGCAAAGGTGGCAATCTACTATCTCCATGAGCTGGCAGGAGAAGAGCTGGCCAAAGAGTGGCCCAAAAGAAAAGTTCTGCAGGACTTGATTCCAGATGACCGGAAG CTGAAATACACTCGTCCTGGACTGCCTACATTTAGTCAAGATGTGCTGTGCAAATGGAAAACGGAAATAAAGATGTACCGAAGAGTCCACTGCCCAAATCAG gGTTGTGAATCTGTGTATGGCAGTGTCTCAGGACTCAAGTCTCACCTTGGCACATGTACCTTG GGAGACTTTGTGGCTGGTAAATACAAGTGTCTCCTGTGTGAGAAGGAGTTCATTTCAGAGAGTGGGGTCAAGTATCACATCAACTCTGTGCACGCTGAG GACTGGTTTGATGTGAATACAACGACCACCAAAAGCTTTGAGAAGCTAATGAAAATTCGCCaaagggaagagcagaagaaGCAACGGAAGAAACGTCCTTTGACCAGGGGCAAAAAGAAGAGAGCTGGCACCCTGGCTGCCAAGAAGCTCCCCACTGTTGGAGCTGAAAAAACGAGGAGGAGTAAGAGAGGTTGTCCACAACGAGTGGACAACGAGAGCGCGAGCAGTGAGGAAGGGGCACCCCAAGTTGCACAGAGAGCTGAAGTTCCAAAAACCAGCCGCAAGCGAGACCGAAGTAAATCCCTAGAAGATGAGAAGGAGTAA
- the ZNF512 gene encoding zinc finger protein 512 isoform X3: MRGDSGGGGGSDTRTGHHRQQKHKKSLGNKKSKQLEEVEAAVVGVNSDSEDTVTNISSASPKSPVNGSAEPRSKRTIRRPAYWLEMRGMKNSVNKSSEKKGEVLLKGKRKSEQREGKDVKDSPKKKQKISGKNQQTGTKQNSRMKRHCEPETYDSGSMEEQWSLEIQDKGRVTCPTCRAVVRKTVEGLKKHMANCRKEMFTCHHCGKQLKSLAGMKYHVMADHNNQPVVKEGEELDEQLERDRLRKVLKRMGKLKCTREGCTGSFTSIMGYLYHIKKCGKAASELEKMAMKCHHCGKAYRSKAGLVYHLRSKHGPVTFLSEERRTENLKEMKREQNNTGRVQRRSAKVAIYYLHELAGEELAKEWPKRKVLQDLIPDDRKLKYTRPGLPTFSQDVLCKWKTEIKMYRRVHCPNQGCESVYGSVSGLKSHLGTCTLDWFDVNTTTTKSFEKLMKIRQREEQKKQRKKRPLTRGKKKRAGTLAAKKLPTVGAEKTRRSKRGCPQRVDNESASSEEGAPQVAQRAEVPKTSRKRDRSKSLEDEKE, translated from the exons GTCTAAGCAACTAGAGGAGGTGGAAGCTGCTGTTGTAGGAGTGAACAGTGATTCTGAGGACACAGTCACCAACATTTCCTCTGCCTCCCCGAAGAGCCCAGTGAATGGGAGCGCAGAGCCCAGGAGCAAGCGGACCATCCGCAGGCCTGCTTACTGGTTGGAAATGAGAGGAATGAAAAACAGTGTGAAcaaatcttcagaaaaaaaag GAGAAGTACTGTTGAAAGGCAAGAGGAAATCTGAGCAAAGGGAAGGCAAAGATGTTAAAGACTCTCccaagaagaagcagaagattTCGG GGAAAAACCAGCAAactggaacaaaacaaaattccagAATGAAACGCCACTGTGAGCCAGAAACCTATGACTCAG GTAGTATGGAAGAGCAGTGGTCTTTAGAGATTCAGGACAAAGGCCGAGTTACCTGTCCCACATGCCGGGCTGTGGTGAGGAAAACTGTAGAAGGACTGAAGAAACATATGGCGAATTGCAGGAAG GAAATGTTCACGTGTCATCACTGCGGGAAGCAGCTGAAGTCTTTAGCAGGGATGAAATACCATGTCATGGCAGACCATAACAATCAG CCAGTTGTGAAGGAGGGAGAAGAATTGGATGAGCAGCTTGAGCGAGACCGCCTTCGGAAGGTTTTGAAACGAATGGGAAAACTAAAGTGTACAAGGGAG GGCTGCACAGGCAGCTTCACCAGCATAATGGGATACTTatatcacattaaaaaatgtgGGAAGGCTGCTTCTGAGCTGGAGAAAATGGCTATGAAGTGCCATCACTGTGGGAAGGCATACAGATCAAAGGCAGGACTTGTCTACCACCTCCGATCGAAGCACGGGCCG GTCACTTTCCTCAGTGAGGAGAGAAGAACAGAGAacctgaaagaaatgaaacGGGAGCAAAACAACACAGGCAGAGTTCAGAGGAGATCTGCAAAGGTGGCAATCTACTATCTCCATGAGCTGGCAGGAGAAGAGCTGGCCAAAGAGTGGCCCAAAAGAAAAGTTCTGCAGGACTTGATTCCAGATGACCGGAAG CTGAAATACACTCGTCCTGGACTGCCTACATTTAGTCAAGATGTGCTGTGCAAATGGAAAACGGAAATAAAGATGTACCGAAGAGTCCACTGCCCAAATCAG gGTTGTGAATCTGTGTATGGCAGTGTCTCAGGACTCAAGTCTCACCTTGGCACATGTACCTTG GACTGGTTTGATGTGAATACAACGACCACCAAAAGCTTTGAGAAGCTAATGAAAATTCGCCaaagggaagagcagaagaaGCAACGGAAGAAACGTCCTTTGACCAGGGGCAAAAAGAAGAGAGCTGGCACCCTGGCTGCCAAGAAGCTCCCCACTGTTGGAGCTGAAAAAACGAGGAGGAGTAAGAGAGGTTGTCCACAACGAGTGGACAACGAGAGCGCGAGCAGTGAGGAAGGGGCACCCCAAGTTGCACAGAGAGCTGAAGTTCCAAAAACCAGCCGCAAGCGAGACCGAAGTAAATCCCTAGAAGATGAGAAGGAGTAA
- the ZNF512 gene encoding zinc finger protein 512 isoform X2 → MSKQLEEVEAAVVGVNSDSEDTVTNISSASPKSPVNGSAEPRSKRTIRRPAYWLEMRGMKNSVNKSSEKKGEVLLKGKRKSEQREGKDVKDSPKKKQKISGKNQQTGTKQNSRMKRHCEPETYDSGSMEEQWSLEIQDKGRVTCPTCRAVVRKTVEGLKKHMANCRKEMFTCHHCGKQLKSLAGMKYHVMADHNNQPVVKEGEELDEQLERDRLRKVLKRMGKLKCTREGCTGSFTSIMGYLYHIKKCGKAASELEKMAMKCHHCGKAYRSKAGLVYHLRSKHGPVTFLSEERRTENLKEMKREQNNTGRVQRRSAKVAIYYLHELAGEELAKEWPKRKVLQDLIPDDRKLKYTRPGLPTFSQDVLCKWKTEIKMYRRVHCPNQGCESVYGSVSGLKSHLGTCTLGDFVAGKYKCLLCEKEFISESGVKYHINSVHAEDWFDVNTTTTKSFEKLMKIRQREEQKKQRKKRPLTRGKKKRAGTLAAKKLPTVGAEKTRRSKRGCPQRVDNESASSEEGAPQVAQRAEVPKTSRKRDRSKSLEDEKE, encoded by the exons GTCTAAGCAACTAGAGGAGGTGGAAGCTGCTGTTGTAGGAGTGAACAGTGATTCTGAGGACACAGTCACCAACATTTCCTCTGCCTCCCCGAAGAGCCCAGTGAATGGGAGCGCAGAGCCCAGGAGCAAGCGGACCATCCGCAGGCCTGCTTACTGGTTGGAAATGAGAGGAATGAAAAACAGTGTGAAcaaatcttcagaaaaaaaag GAGAAGTACTGTTGAAAGGCAAGAGGAAATCTGAGCAAAGGGAAGGCAAAGATGTTAAAGACTCTCccaagaagaagcagaagattTCGG GGAAAAACCAGCAAactggaacaaaacaaaattccagAATGAAACGCCACTGTGAGCCAGAAACCTATGACTCAG GTAGTATGGAAGAGCAGTGGTCTTTAGAGATTCAGGACAAAGGCCGAGTTACCTGTCCCACATGCCGGGCTGTGGTGAGGAAAACTGTAGAAGGACTGAAGAAACATATGGCGAATTGCAGGAAG GAAATGTTCACGTGTCATCACTGCGGGAAGCAGCTGAAGTCTTTAGCAGGGATGAAATACCATGTCATGGCAGACCATAACAATCAG CCAGTTGTGAAGGAGGGAGAAGAATTGGATGAGCAGCTTGAGCGAGACCGCCTTCGGAAGGTTTTGAAACGAATGGGAAAACTAAAGTGTACAAGGGAG GGCTGCACAGGCAGCTTCACCAGCATAATGGGATACTTatatcacattaaaaaatgtgGGAAGGCTGCTTCTGAGCTGGAGAAAATGGCTATGAAGTGCCATCACTGTGGGAAGGCATACAGATCAAAGGCAGGACTTGTCTACCACCTCCGATCGAAGCACGGGCCG GTCACTTTCCTCAGTGAGGAGAGAAGAACAGAGAacctgaaagaaatgaaacGGGAGCAAAACAACACAGGCAGAGTTCAGAGGAGATCTGCAAAGGTGGCAATCTACTATCTCCATGAGCTGGCAGGAGAAGAGCTGGCCAAAGAGTGGCCCAAAAGAAAAGTTCTGCAGGACTTGATTCCAGATGACCGGAAG CTGAAATACACTCGTCCTGGACTGCCTACATTTAGTCAAGATGTGCTGTGCAAATGGAAAACGGAAATAAAGATGTACCGAAGAGTCCACTGCCCAAATCAG gGTTGTGAATCTGTGTATGGCAGTGTCTCAGGACTCAAGTCTCACCTTGGCACATGTACCTTG GGAGACTTTGTGGCTGGTAAATACAAGTGTCTCCTGTGTGAGAAGGAGTTCATTTCAGAGAGTGGGGTCAAGTATCACATCAACTCTGTGCACGCTGAG GACTGGTTTGATGTGAATACAACGACCACCAAAAGCTTTGAGAAGCTAATGAAAATTCGCCaaagggaagagcagaagaaGCAACGGAAGAAACGTCCTTTGACCAGGGGCAAAAAGAAGAGAGCTGGCACCCTGGCTGCCAAGAAGCTCCCCACTGTTGGAGCTGAAAAAACGAGGAGGAGTAAGAGAGGTTGTCCACAACGAGTGGACAACGAGAGCGCGAGCAGTGAGGAAGGGGCACCCCAAGTTGCACAGAGAGCTGAAGTTCCAAAAACCAGCCGCAAGCGAGACCGAAGTAAATCCCTAGAAGATGAGAAGGAGTAA